The following are encoded together in the Glycine soja cultivar W05 chromosome 5, ASM419377v2, whole genome shotgun sequence genome:
- the LOC114412060 gene encoding ubiquitin-like modifier-activating enzyme 5, translating into MEVELKELYADLQSLSQSLPDPSHHDLLRKIQLRVGDLAKLAEAAPVRRSKVEDMSAEVVDSNPYSRLMALQRMGIVDNYERIRDFSVAIVGVGGVGSVAAEMLTRCGIGRLLLYDYDKVELANMNRLFFRPDQVGMTKTDAAVQTLSDINPDVALESYTLNITTVTGFETFMSSLKNKSFRPNKQGSGVDLVLSCVDNYEARMAVNQACNELSQTWMESGVSEDAVSGHIQLLIPGETACFACAPPLVVASGVDERTLKREGVCAASLPTTMGVVAGLLVQNTLKLLLGFGQVSPYLGYNSLKDFFPTMQMKPNPQCSNVACLERQEEYLLAKPARDAAAKAKMEAEAPSTEEVPLHEDNEWNISVVDDVELVGPDTRSSDVLPEGLTHELPTADEFHKATLDAPVVDNDDLEDLRRQLEAINSP; encoded by the exons ATGGAGGTCGAACTCAAAGAGCTGTACGCCGATCTTCAATCTCTGAGCCAATCGCTTCCCGATCCATCTCACCATGATTTGCTCCGCAAG atTCAATTGCGTGTTGGGGACCTTGCGAAGCTTGCAGAGGCAGCACCTGTTCGACGCTCTAAAGTTGAG GATATGAGTGCTGAGGTTGTAGATAGCAATCCTTATAGTCGGCTTATGGCACTTCAGAGAATGGGTATTGTGGACAACTATGAAAGAATACGCGATTTCTCCGTTGCCATAGTT GGAGTAGGTGGTGTAGGAAGTGTTGCAGCTGAGATGCTAACTAGATGTGGTATAGGTAGacttttgttgtatgattatgaCAAAGTGGAGCTAGCAAACATGAATAGGTTGTTCTTTCGTCCAGATCAG GTTGGTATGACAAAGACGGATGCAGCTGTACAGACTCTTTCAGACATAAACCCTGATGTTGCACTTGAG AGCTATACACTGAATATCACCACCGTCACTGGTTTTGAAACCTTTATGTCAAGTTTGAAAAATAAGTCATTTCGCCCAAATAAACAAGGGAGTGGTGTGGATCTGGTATTAAGTTGCGTGGATAATTATGAAGCAAGAATGGCTGTTAACCag GCTTGTAATGAATTGAGCCAAACCTGGATGGAGTCAGGTGTTTCTGAGGATGCTGTTTCTGGCCATATTCAATTACTTATTCCTGGTGAAACTGCCTGTTTTGCGTGTGCACCTCCTCTG gttGTTGCATCTGGGGTAGATGAACGCACGCTCAAGCGTGAAGGGGTTTGTGCTGCATCTTTACCCACCACTATG GGGGTTGTTGCTGGTCTTCTAGTCCAAAACACACTAAAATTATTGCTAGGCTTTGGACAAGTTTCTCCGTATTTG GGATATAATTCTCTTAAGGATTTTTTCCCAACTATGCAAATGAAGCCAAACCCTCAATGTTCAAATGTAGCTTGTTTGGAAAGACAG GAAGAGTACCTGCTTGCAAAACCAGCAAGGGATGCTGCAGCCAAAGCAAAAATGGAAGCTGAAGCACCATCAACTGAGGAAGTGCCACTTCACGAAGATAATGAATGGAATATAAG tgttgttgatgatgttgagCTGGTTGGTCCGGATACCAGAAGTTCAG ATGTTCTGCCGGAAGGTCTCACACATGAACTTCCTACTGCTGACGAGTTTCATAAGGCAACTCTTGACGCTCCCGTAGTTGACAATGACGACCTGGAAGATCTTCGTAGGCAACTTGAAGCCATTAATTCTCCATAG
- the LOC114412062 gene encoding deoxycytidylate deaminase-like: MNSREATLAATATVIGALASAIGFRFFYRSQTHAKSSLNGTVFSPRDPFDPSKRNGYLSWDDYFMAIAFLSAERSKDPNRQVGACLVSQDGVILGIGYNGFPRGCSDDKLPWAKKSRTGNPLETKYPYVCHAEVNAILNTNHASAAGQRLYVTMFPCNECAKIIIQSGVSEVIYFVEKRLENSDTAYIASHKLLSLAGVKVRKHQPLMNEIHLKFEEH, from the exons ATGAACTCTCGCGAGGCTACTTTAGCGGCCACGGCAACGGTGATTGGCGCATTGGCCTCCGCAATCGGTTTCCGCTTCTTCTACCGTTCTCAAACGCACGCCAAATCCTCTCTAAACGGCACCGTTTTCTCTCCCCGCGACCCTTTCGACCCCTCCAAGCGCAATGG aTACTTATCGTGGGATGACTATTTTATGGCAATTGCGTTTTTGTCAGCTGAGAGGTCCAAAGACCCTAATAGGCAG GTTGGGGCTTGTTTGGTGAGTCAAGATGGTGTAATTCTTG GAATTGGTTATAATGGATTTCCAAGAGGTTGTTCTGATGACAAGCTACCCTGGGCAAAG AAATCCAGGACTGGGAATCCTTTGGAGACAAAGTACCC TTATGTTTGTCATGCAGAAGTAAATGCTATTCTCAACACTAATCATGCCTCTGCTGCTGGACAA CGGCTATATGTGACCATGTTTCCGTGCAATGAATGTGCTAAGATCATAATCCAG TCAGGAGTTTCTGAAGTGATTTATTTTGTGGAGAAGAGACTAGAAAATTCAGATACTGCATATATTGCCTCTCACAAGCTACTTTCATTGGCTGGTGTAAAG GTCAGGAAACATCAACCACTGATGAATGAAATTCATCTGAAGTTTGAGGAGCACTAG